ATCATGATCCCGATACTTGCAATAAGTACCGCGTAGATCGCATTGCGCTCCAATTCTTTGGCCATCTCCGGATCAACCGTATTTACTTCATAGGAAGCCGATGCATCCAGTTTGGTAAATTCCTGTTTAAATTTGCTCTCTTGGGTCTCATCCAATTCATTGGAGAAACGAACATTTACACGGTCAGCCCCCGGTGTAATGGTAACATCACCCTCATCAACACCGATGTCCTTAACAATAGGTTTAATCTGCTCCGCTGTAATCGCCTTGGATACCGTGATATCCACATTCGATCCAGCACGGAAATCAACTGCGTAGTTCAAACCCAAAGCCAGAATGCTGATGATGCCCGTAATCGTCAGAATAATCGAGAAGATATAGGCAATCTTACTGCCTTTAACATAATCATAATTCCAATTAAAGCGCACGAATTTCACTCTCCTTTACTCCGAAGTACTTAGGCTTCTTCAACACGTTACCCCGTACAAGCAGGGTTAACAGGAAGCGGGAGAAGAAAATATTCGTGATAATACTGGTGACAATATCAAAAATCAGCACGAGTGCAAAACCTTTAACCGCACCTGTTCCCAAGAAGAACATAACAGCCGCAGCAATAATGGTTGTGATGTTGGAGTCAATGATTGTTCGGAAGGAATGCTTACCACCCGCTTTAACCGAAGACAAGATCGACTTACCACTACGCATCTCTTCTTTAATCCGTTCGTACGTGATGATATTGGCATCCACCGCCATCCCTATACCCAGGATAAACGCCGCAATACCTGGAAGGGTGAGCACGAATTCTCCTAAATAGAAGATTGCAAGTACCAGCCACGTATGTGTAATCAAGGCAAAACTCGCGATAATACCAGGAATGCGATAAAGCCCGATCATGAACACTAGAATAATAACGGAACCAATCAATCCCGCTTTAATCGTCTGATCCAGAGAAAGCTTACCGAGTGTTGCACCAACACTTTGTGAATACTTCTCTGTAAGTTTCAGTGGCAATGCACCCAGGTTAATGGTGTCTCGAAGCTGGTTTGCTTCATCACGAGTGTAGGCACCCGAAATCTGAGCGGAACCATCTGTCAACTGTTGTCTAACGGTTGGAGCAGAGAGCAACTCATCGTCCAAATAAATAGCGAGAGGTTGTCCGATCAAACGTTTGGTAATCTCGGAAAATTTGGCTTTGTCTTTCACTTGAATGTCAATCATCGGCTCATTCAATTGAGTGAATACAACTTTGGCTGCATTCTCAACAAATTCATTTCCGCGAAGTTCGATTTTGGTGTATTCGCCTTCCTTGTCGTTCTCAGCTTTACTACGGAAGGTCAGAACAGCCGGTTCTTTCATTTTAGCTCTAACTTCAGCCTCATCCGTAACCCCTGCCAACTTCAATCGAATCCGGTTGCTTCCTTCAGTGGTTACCTCCGGTTCGCTTGTTCCGAGCGCATTGGCGCGGCTTTCAAGACTTTTGGCCGTTTGCACCAAAGATGCTTTGGTGACTTGTTGTCCTGCTTCGAGCGGCTCTGCTTCATATAAGATCTCGTAGCCTCCCTTTAAATCAAGGCCCAAGCGTATATTTTTGAGCAGCTCCGGGCTTGTTCCCACCATTACCCCTGTGGTGACAAGCACGACCATAATGAAACTGATAATTCTTTTCATGCCGTTCCTAGATCCCCTTTCGTTCTCAATATTCCTATTATAGCGATGCCGTAAAAAGCAGTCAATTTTCAACAAAAAAGATCCCTTTCGTCTAGAAAGAGGACCCCCGGTATGCAGACACGGTCATAAAGTTCATAAAGCTTGTTGCTTTCAGTGACAAAATGTCGTTCACCAGCTGGTGAAGCGGTGGAATGCCCTGTTTTTCATATTTATGACTGACGCAATTCCAGACATCTTTGCTGGTGACATATTCGTAACCGACAAGCCTTAATTCCTCCGCCTTGCTTCGGCAGAGCATCTCTATTGACTGTTCCAACTCCACATCATTCATTTCTTCTTCCAACGGGGAGCCTCCCTTCGTACATCCAAGCCTTTATGCGGCATCAATATTACATCATTCGACTTCGCCTGATCATATTCCTTCTTGCTGGTTATGGTTCTTTTTGTTAATCGTGTCCAAGTTGTCATGAGAAGATGAAGGACTGGCATAGGATGAAGAACAACGGCTTTGTCCCGTTTATGATGATAACCTGTACTTTCAACCGGGAAAGAGGGGTAGTCTTGAAGAAACAGACATTTATTCAGGGGGCCATGATCCTGCTCGCGGCAGGCATAATTAACCGAATACTTGGTTTCATCCCGCGCATTGCGCTGCCACGAGTCATCGGTGCAGAAGGTGTTGGCATCTACCAATTGAGCTATCCCTTTTTTATCGTACTGGTGACATTAATTACGGGTGGTATTCCGCTGGCCGTAGCCAAGCTCGTAGCCGAAGCTGACACTGGCGCCAATCGTTATTCCCCCCAGCGAATCCTGCAAGTAAGCTTAAGCTTTACGTTGACCCTGGGTGTGGTATTCATGTTTTTGTGTATCCTATTTGCACCTTGGGTTACCAAGTACGTGCTCACGGATGAGCGGGTGTATCATACGTTCGTTAGTATGAGCCCCATGATTGCCATTATCGCCGTATCAGCCGTCTACAGAGGGTACTTCCAAGGAAAGCAAAACATGATGCCTACTGCCATTTCATCCATTGTTGAAACCATCATTCGTATCGTTTGTGTCATCTGGTTTGCCTGGCTTCTCCTCCCCCACGGTATTGCCCAGGCTGCTGCTGGTGCCATGCTGGGAGCGCTCGTTGGAGAATTTGGCGGTATGCTTGTACTCTTGTGGAAGTATAACAGGCAGAAGAAAGAGTTACCGCTCGTTATGCAACAGAACATGTCCAATCTCACAACCAAACCTTTAAACCCAATACCTTCGGTTCTGAAAGAAACGAGTACTCCACAGCCCGGATTAATCCGGCGTTTGCTTGCAATCTCGGTTCCTGTTACAGCAGGCCGATTGGTCGGCTCTCTATCCTATCTGGCCGAAACTATCGTCACTGCCCAAAGTCTGGCTCTGGCAGGCATATCCAAAGGACTCGCTACAGCACAATATGGTGCACTACAGGGTATGATTATTCCTTTGCTTCTGCTGCCGGGGGCACTGACTTCATCGCTTGCGACATCACTTGTGCCTTCACTGTCAGAAGCTTCTGCTCAGGGAGATCGCGCACTGATTCACAAAAGAATGCATCAGGCATTACGTTTGGCACTCGTGACAGGTGCTCCGTTTTCTGTGTTTATGTATGTGCTTGCCGAACCGATGTGTCTTGTTCTGTATAATGATGCATCGATCGGAAGCATGCTGAAGCTAATGGCTCCTTTTGCTTTGTTCATTTATATTCAGGCTCCTCTTCAAGCTGCGTTGCAAGCCCTTGACCGTCCAGGTAAAGCACTGCTAAATACATTCATCGGTGCTGTTATCAAAATCACATTGATTTTAACGCTCGCTTCCCGGCCCGAATATGGCATCTTCGGTGCAGTCATCGCCATCTGTGTGAATTCAACTGTAGTTACCTTGTTACATGCCCAAAGCGTACGTAGTCTGCTACAGTTCCGCTTCAAACTTATGGATTGGGTCAAGACGGGTGCAGGAATGTTTATTATGGGAGCAGCGACCCTACTCGTGTACGAAGAGACTGCCATGATATTGCCTTTCTGGCTCCGGATGCTTCTCGCTCCTTTTGTCGGGCTTATTGTGTATTTCATCGTCATGGGCTGGACCAAAATGATTGACTTCCATGATCTGTCCCGTGCTCCTTTGATAGGTTCATGGTTCAAGCGTCGGTCAGGCAAATGAATTTCATTTTTTATCATCTTTTGGACTTACATAAATCTTACCATTATGGTCGATGGAGCATATAAATACATCTTTGAAATCCAGGATACCATTCTGCTGAATTTGATTTTTTAGCCAAAATCTCGTTTTCTGGATGATCTCCAGATTCTGATCCTGGACCTTTCCGTCCATAATTAAGGGTAGTGGCAGACCTTCATATTTGATATTTGGAAATCCGTCAATCTGATTTTTTCCGGTTTTGGATTTAATGGAAGAAGAATCTTCTGAGTCAGAACCGGAAGAATTGCTGTCGTTAGAAGTATTCTCATCCTTGGGAAAAACGGTCAGCTTGCCTGTGGTCTCCAAAATAGCGAAATCAACCTCACCGATACTGTCTACATTCTGTTCACGGAGTTGTTGCAATAGATCATCCAGATTATATCGTTGCTTCCGCATCTCATCCCGGTGAAGAACGCCTTTGGAGATCAAAACAGTAGGTTTGCCATCAATTATCAGACGAAGACGCCGACTTTTAAGACCTATAAAAGCCATTCCGATCTGTACAATGATCAAGGTAAGCATAGGGGCAATCCCATAAGAGAGCGGTTTATCAATATCTTCAATGACAAAAGCAGCCATTTCAGCAAGCATAATGGACACGACAAGATCAAACATGGATAGCTTACCAATCTCACGTTTACCCATAACCCTCATTGCACAGTACACCAGAAAGTACATGAGAATGGTTCGAAAGATATGTGATCCGACATCTGGGAAGTTCACAACAGGGGTCCTCCTTCGAAACTGAGTTTTTAACAGTTAGCTGGGTAGTGCAATCCATATTTTGACCTGAACCTTACATGCTCATGCAGAAATAATCCGTTCATTTAATGGAAAACAGTTCATAAGTCCGAAGGCTTGACCATACACTGTATTAACTTCAAACTTGTACAAGGGGGTTGCTTCATGCAATTGATCCGCCGCTTGGTTTCGTTTCGAGTGTCCAATCCGATTCTGTCAGGCCTCTGTCAGGCTTTTGTATGGATGTTTATCGGGGCATTAATTCTCTCCTTGTTTCTCTGGGTGAGCGGAATGCGGGAACAGGACCTCTCGTTGTATACCTATATTGTTCATGGCTTGTCATTATTGGTTGGTGGTTTTGTGGCAGGCAAACGTTCTGGTGAAAAAGGATGGTACTACGGAGGGATTACCGGAATCGTATATGGACTCCTTGTGCTGTTGATCGGATTTCTCGCGTTGGATGCTTCGTTTAATTGGAAAGATAGTTTACAACTGCTTAGCGCTTTCTTCATTTCAGCTCTCGGTGGCATGTTCGGTGTTAATACGCATCGTTCCTAGCTGACTGGTAAAGAACATCGACCTTCCCTCATAAAACAAAAAAGAGAACCGGGTCTCCAGGGAGATCCGGTTCTCTGCTAGAGAATACGCCACAAACGCACCCTCGTTATTCTATGTTACAGTAACTACTCAACAGCCGTATCACGAGCTACAGCCGTGCTGATTGCATTACGGTCAAATGTAAGCTTAGTTACATCGTTTACACGCAATACAACCACATCATCCGTAATCTCAGCGATCGTACCGTGAAGGCCACCAATCGTTACAATTTTATCGCCCTTTTTCAATTGGCTCAGCATCGAATTCCGTTGCTTTTGCTTTTTGTTCTGTGGACGAATCATCAAGAAGTAGAAAATTGCAACCATGAGTACCAACGGTACGATCAAAGATACAATGCCTCCGCCCGCTTGTGCTCCTGCTAGAGTCATTCCCTGAAACATTCAAACTCCCCCTTATCGACTATACGTACAGATATTGCTTGTTACGCCGGTTTCCTCAAATACTCAATCAGAAACCTTTGTCATTGTCATGAAGACCATATTGATCGAAAAATTCATCCCGGAAATCAAGCAAACGATCTTCCATAATGGCTTTACGTACGTTACGCATCAAATTCTGCAAGAAATGAAGATTATGGATCGTTGTCAAACGCAGGCCAAATGTTTCATCTGCTTTGATCAAATGACGCAGATAAGCTCTGGAATAGTTACGACAAGTGTAGCAATCACACTCTGGGTCAAGTGGCCCAAAATCAGTTGCAAACTTGGCATTGCGAACTACCAGACGTCCTTGGCTGGTCATCGTTGTTCCGTTACGGGCAATCCGAGTAGGCAGAACACAATCGAACATGTCCACTCCACGAATGGATCCCTCAATCAACGCATCGGGCGAACCTACCCCCATCAAATAACGTGGTTTATTGGTTGGCAACAAAGGTAACGTATAATCCAATACCCCATACATCAAATGTTTCGGTTCTCCAACACTCAGTCCACCAATAGCATACCCCGGGAAATCCATGGAAGTCAAATCTGCGGCGCTCTGACGGCGAAGATCTTCATGCATGCCTCCCTGTACGATGGCAAACAGACCTTGGTCATGCGGACGAGCGTGACTTTCCAGACAACGTTCTGCCCAGCGGCTCGTTCTTTCGAGTGATTTTTTGACATATTCATATTCGGCCGGATACGGTGGACATTCATCAAACGCCATCATAATATCGGAACCAAGTGCATTCTGGATTTCCATGGCCACTTCAGGAGAAAGGAACTTCTTGTCTCCATTCAGGTGGGAGCGGAAGTTAACGCCTTCTTCCGTAATTTTGCGCATCTCGCTGAGCGAGAATACTTGGAATCCGCCGCTGTCCGTCAGAATTGGACGATCCCAGTTCATGAACTTGTGCAATCCGCCAGCTTCACGAATAATTTCATGTCCTGGTCTCAGAAACAGGTGATAGGTATTACTCAAAATAATCTGAGCATCCATGGCTTTCAACTCTTCAGGGCTCATTGTTTTAACGGTCGCCTGTGTACCTACAGGCATAAAGGTCGGTGTCTCAATAACACCATGAGGTGTATGCACACGTCCCAGACGTGCGCCGGATTGTTTGCAAGTTTTGATATGTTCATACGTAATTGCTGCCATTAGTTTTAATCATCCTCTAAAAGTTAATCGTTATTATACTAATATATCAACATGGCATCGCCGAAGCTGAAGAAACGGTATTGCTCTTGGATGGCTTCCTCATATGCCTGCATAATATGTTCTCTGCCTGCAAGTGCACTAACCAACATCACCAACGTGGATTTCGGAAGATGAAAATTCGTAAGCATCCCATCGATCACCTTGAAGGAGTAGCCTGGATAGATAAAAATACTTGTCCATCCGCTGCTTGCTTGCAGTATTCCATCTTCAAACTTGCTGCCCACTGTTTCCAGAGTCCGGCAACTGGTTGTCCCAACCGCAAAAACACGGTGTCCATTCTTTTTGGTCTGGTTAATCAGATCTGCCGTTTCTTGGGATAAGGAGTAATACTCTTCATGCATGACATGATCTTCTACGTTGTCCACCGACATTGGTCTGAACGTCCCCAGTCCTACATGAAGCGTAATGAAAGCGACATTAACGCCCTTGGCACGAATCTGATCCAACAATTCATCCGTAAAATGTAGTCCCGCTGTGGGTGCAGCCGCCGATCCTTCATGCTTGGCATACACGGTCTGATACCGTTCGCGGTCATCCAATGTCTCCTTAATATAAGGTGGCAACGGCATTTCACCCAGACGGTCCAGAATCTCCTGGAAGATTCCATCATACGTAAACGTAAGTGTACGTGCCCCCATCTCGCCTTCTTCTTCGATGATTGCCTTCAGTTCATCGCCAAATACGATAACCGAACCGGCTTTCAGTTTTTTACCCGGCTTAACCAGTGCTTCCCACTTGTCACCTTCCACATTTTTAAGCAATAACACTTCCGCTTTTGCTCCGGTATCTTCCTTTGTACCGAACAGACGGGCTGGAAGAACACGTGTATCATTCAGAATCAATGTATCGCCAGACTCCAGAAAATCGATAATATCAGGAAACGTTTGATGTTTAATCTCACCACTATCTTTGTTCAAGGTAAGCAAACGGGATGCCGTGCGATCAAGCAACGGCGTCTGTGCTATCAATTGCTCTGGTAATTCAAAATCATATAAGTTCACATTCATTTTAGTTTCATTCCTTAACAATAGTCGCATTTTGATAATAGTGTTTCAATATTGCCTGGTAATCATACCCTTCATCTGCCATGCCTTTGGCACCCCATTGAGACAAACCCAACCCGTGGCCATTGCCCTGGCCGATGAACATGAAGTTTTGACCCTGCGTTACCGCTCTCGCTTGACCATCACCACTCATCACCACAAGCGCATTACCGGATGATGAGCCTGTACCCGAGGCAGACATTACAGCAGCACCATTAGAACCGGTTTTACTGGCTGTTTTGCCGTCAGCGCCTAATACAGTATAACTTCCGGTCCCTGCAATATCAAATAAAGTGCTCGGTAATCCACCAAGCGCAGAACGGTAGGTATCAGCATATTTCACCGTCATGGCCTGTCCGTTGGCAGTGACTTCAAGTGCTCTTCCGGAAGGTCCACGCTTGGTTACTTCCAAGGTTGAGATTGAAGCAGGAACAGACGCTGTCGTTTTACCCTGAAGGGATTTAACCAATTGTGCAGACGTGAATGGTCCTCTCACCCAAGCATAGTCGTTGGATTGAGCCACTTTTGCCAGCACAACAGCTTCATTGCCTGGATTCATTTTGGCGACAGGTTCCACGGTGGACTGAATTAACGGAACAGGACGTACATTAGTGTTTTGAGCCGTTACCGTCACTTTTGCCAGACCCGCATTGGTCTTGGTTGTTAATTCTTTGATGTTATCCTCACGAATGTACCCGCTAACGCCTGAACTGAGCAGCACATGGTACCACGTATGTAATCCTGCCTGGGCTGATGCATCCCCTGAACTGACTACATTGGTGAACACACCTGCTCCGCCGTTCCATACTTCAGAAGGGTGAGCCGTCTGGCCGCCCGCATTGGAGGAGAACACAGCTTCGATGATTTTACCACCGCTCTTGACCACTTCTCCAGCAGTTGCATCCACTGCGCTGGTTACTTTTTCATTCTCCGAACCAATCCCGTTGTAGGCTTGGCTGAGTGTCGTATCCACGACATTGGCAATTTTGAAACGCTCACCCTGTTGAAGCGCGTAAGAACGAGCAGCTACAGCTTGAACTTTCAGGGCCTCAGCAGGCCAGGAGGAATACACCTCTGCCCCTACGACAGAGTACAGATATTGCTCCAGTGGAACGACATTGACCAACGCCAAATCACCGCTCACGATGCTGATTTCCATATCTCCACGATACGTTCGCTGGGAACGTTCCACTACTTTGATGCCATTGCTATTCCCTTGTACCAATGCTTTGGAATCAGTACCTGCAATAGTGTAATGCGGAGCTGTTTTGAGTGCATCCGTACTTACTCCCGCATCCTGACGGATAATGAGCCCTGCACTGTTGTTAACAGGTGAAAGGTTTACCCCTGGAGCTTTGGCCTCCACACTTTTCTTCAATGTGGATAATTCCGCTTCTGTTGCAGCTTCACCTACCCATACCGCATATGCTTGGCTTCCTCCACTTAGTTGAAGGACTGGATAAGCACTACTAACTCCTGTTGATAAAAGGTTCGCTTGTGCTGCCTCTGCTTCCTGAATCGAACCATATGTTCCAGCAGACAGGCGCTTACTTCCGGTCACAGTTGGCTTTTGACCAGCCAATTGAGCTGCTGCTACCTTTTGTACCCGTGTAACAGCTTGTCCAGCCAGTGCCTCTGTTGCGTAGTTGCCTGTGTAGAGCTGGTAGATGGCATTTCCATTCACAGACATTGTAAACAGCAACGGCTTATCCGCGGTTGCCTGCAACAATTTTGCTGCTGCAGATGCTGCCTTGAAATCCGCTGTTTCCAACACTTTCACTCTGAATCCATCTGCACTGAAACGGACCTGTCCAGCCGGAAGACTTACATTTGCACCACTTTCTGATTGGATACTCCATTGTCCCGTCGATTCAAGTGTAATGAGGGGTGTAGTTGATTTATACGTACTGCCCAGATTTGCAAACATGGCTACCCGGATTGTCTGTCCATCATTACCTGCTGCATACGCAGGCACTTGAAGACAACCCACTGTCAAAAGAGCTGCCGCCAGTACCTTCAATCGACGACTCCACTTCTTCGTTCGTATTGCTTTTCCCACATTCAGACTCCTCTCCATGCATTTCCTTCACTTTATATCGGGTTAACACGTAATTATTTCAATGTTTATGGTTAATGTTCAAATCGTGAATGTTCAATAGGCTCGATTATTTCCCGTCTCTTGGTGGAACAGGCAGACCCAAATGATGATAGGCGAGATCTGTTACGATCCTGCCCCTTGGTGTACGCTGAATCATACCAATCTGAAGCAGATACGGTTCATAAACATCCTCGATCGTCTGACTTTCTTCACCGATCGTAGCAGCAATGGTATCCAACCCTACCGGGCCTCCCCGGAAGCTGTTGATCATCGATTTAAGCATCTTATGATCAATCTCATCCAGGCCACGCGGATCTATCTGAAGACGTTGCAGGGCTTCTTCCGCCAGTGTCTGTGTTATAATTCCATCCCCGCGCACTTGTGCAAAGTCACGTACACGTTTTAGTAAACGGTTCGCGATCCTCGGTGTCCCACGTGAGCGCAATGCAATCTCTTGCGCAGCATCTCCCACAATCTCCACACCCAAAATTTCGGTAGAGCGTGAGACGATATAAGCCAGCTCATCAACCGTATAGAATTCCAAGCGACTGATAACACCAAAGCGGTCTCGAAGTGGAGCAGACAGCAAGCCAGCACGCGTTGTAGCCCCAATCAGAGTGAATGGCGGCAGATCCAGGCGAACAGAACGTGCACTCGGACCTTTACCAATCATAATATCCAATGCCGAATCTTCCATAGCAGGGTACATGACCTCTTCAACGGTACGATGCAAACGATGGATCTCGTCAATAAACAGGACATCACCTTCCTGCAGATTGGTTAACAATGCTGCAAGATCGCCCGGGCGTTCAATGGCCGGGCCTGACGTAGTTCGTAAATTAACGCCTAATTCGTTGGCAATAATATTGGCAAGTGTTGTTTTACCAAGTCCAGGTGGTCCATATAACAAAACGTGATCCAATGCCTCATTACGAAATTTGGCAGCTTCAATATATATCTTTAAATTTTCCTTCACCTGATTCTGTCCGATATATTCATTCAGATACCGGGGACGAAGACTCAACTCAACATTTTGGTCCTCCATCATCAGGTTCGCGGAAATAATCCGATCATCCATGTTCATCCCTACCTTTTTTGCAGGCTACAGCTATATTATAATATGCAAATTGTATTATCCCGTAAACAGCATTTGCAGCGCCTTTTTCATCAACACATCTACAGAATCCGCTGTAGTAACATCCTTTTTCAATTTAATCCATACTTTATCAAGTTCACTGTCAGTATACCCAAGTGCCTTGAGACCTTCGCGTGCCTCATCCCAAGCTGAACCACTTCCCGACTCTTCCGAGGGAGGAGCGAACAAACCTGTTGCATACGCTGCCGCGCCAAAACTATCCAGCTTATCCTTGAGATCCAGAATCATGCGTTGTGCAGTCTTCTTGCCGATACCCGGTAATTTGGTCAAGAACGTCAAATTCTCTTGGTAAATCGCCGTAACCACATGTTCTGGCGTGCCTCCAGCGAGTATGCCCAGAGCCACTTTTGGACCGATACCAGATACTTCAATCAGTTTACGGAACAAACGCTGTTCATCCCGTGTAACAAATCCAAACAGCAACATCGCATCCTCACGCACATGATGATGGGTGTACACTGTAATTTCGCCTTCTTGCTTAGCGAACGCATATGGATTCGGACAGAATACGCGATACCCCACACCATGAACATCCAGCACAATATAATCATTCTCTACATGAATGAACTGTCCTCTTAGAAAATCAATCATTTTCGCAATACCTCATTCAACTTGGAATTTAATGTATAAGAGTGTGCATGGCACACGGCTACAGCCAACGCATCCGCTACGTCATCCGGTTTAGGAACGACTTGAAGACGCAAGAACATTTTGACCATCTCCTGTACTTGTTTCTTCTCCGCCTTACCGTACCCAACGACGGCCTGCTTGATCTGCATTGGTGTATACTCTGCAATAGGCAAACCCTTCTGTGCCGCAGCGAGTACCATGACTCCTCTAGCCTGACTGACAGACATCGCTGTTGTAACGTTCCGATTGAAAAAAAGTTTCTCCAACGCTACTGCGTCCGGTTTGTATTTATCAAT
The window above is part of the Paenibacillus sp. 1781tsa1 genome. Proteins encoded here:
- the ruvB gene encoding Holliday junction branch migration DNA helicase RuvB yields the protein MDDRIISANLMMEDQNVELSLRPRYLNEYIGQNQVKENLKIYIEAAKFRNEALDHVLLYGPPGLGKTTLANIIANELGVNLRTTSGPAIERPGDLAALLTNLQEGDVLFIDEIHRLHRTVEEVMYPAMEDSALDIMIGKGPSARSVRLDLPPFTLIGATTRAGLLSAPLRDRFGVISRLEFYTVDELAYIVSRSTEILGVEIVGDAAQEIALRSRGTPRIANRLLKRVRDFAQVRGDGIITQTLAEEALQRLQIDPRGLDEIDHKMLKSMINSFRGGPVGLDTIAATIGEESQTIEDVYEPYLLQIGMIQRTPRGRIVTDLAYHHLGLPVPPRDGK
- the ruvA gene encoding Holliday junction branch migration protein RuvA yields the protein MIDFLRGQFIHVENDYIVLDVHGVGYRVFCPNPYAFAKQEGEITVYTHHHVREDAMLLFGFVTRDEQRLFRKLIEVSGIGPKVALGILAGGTPEHVVTAIYQENLTFLTKLPGIGKKTAQRMILDLKDKLDSFGAAAYATGLFAPPSEESGSGSAWDEAREGLKALGYTDSELDKVWIKLKKDVTTADSVDVLMKKALQMLFTG
- the ruvC gene encoding crossover junction endodeoxyribonuclease RuvC, encoding MRFLGIDPGIAIVGFGFVDKIGSKVVPVQYGCIQTEAHTPEEERLLHVYEGMVQLIDKYKPDAVALEKLFFNRNVTTAMSVSQARGVMVLAAAQKGLPIAEYTPMQIKQAVVGYGKAEKKQVQEMVKMFLRLQVVPKPDDVADALAVAVCHAHSYTLNSKLNEVLRK